One window from the genome of Pelobates fuscus isolate aPelFus1 chromosome 13, aPelFus1.pri, whole genome shotgun sequence encodes:
- the SSTR1 gene encoding somatostatin receptor type 1 → MLANNTSDYAMGLLDNSPDYFGVNKSRNNTSADSPGISIFISFVYSLVCIVGLCGNSIVIYVILRYAKMKTATNIYILNLAIADELLMLSVPFLVTSTLLRHWPFGALLCRLVLSLDAMNMFTSVYGLAVLSLDRYVAVVHPISAARYRRPSVAKMVNLGVWIFSIIIILPIVVFSSTAPNSDGTVACNVIMPEPSQRWVVVFVLYTFFMGFLLPMAAICLCYILIITKMRVVALKAGWQQRRRSERKLTLMVTVVVTVFVVCWMPFYVVQLVGVFASRSDTTISQLSVALGYANSCANPFLYGFLSDNFKRSFQKVLCLSWMENDTEEPVDYYATALKSRAYSAEELQNGMLTTGSTYRNGTCSSRTH, encoded by the coding sequence ATGCTGGCAAATAACACCTCAGATTACGCAATGGGACTactggacaattctccggacTATTTTGGGGTCAACAAGTCTCGAAATAATACTTCTGCTGATTCACCAGGAATTTCCATCTTTATTTCTTTTGTTTACTCCTTGGTTTGCATTGTAGGGTTGTGTGGTAACTCTATTGTGATATATGTTATCCTGCGATATGCGAAAATGAAGACTGCCACCAATATCTACATTTTAAACTTGGCCATTGCTGATGAACTCTTGATGTTGAGTGTACCTTTCCTGGTCACCTCTACTCTTCTCCGACACTGGCCGTTTGGAGCTCTGTTGTGTAGACTAGTCCTAAGTCTGGATGCCATGAACATGTTTACCAGTGTCTACGGCCTTGCTGTTCTGAGCTTAGATCGCTACGTGGCTGTGGTGCACCCCATCAGTGCTGCCCGTTACCGACGGCCAAGTGTGGCCAAGATGGTGAACCTTGGTGTTTGGATCTTTTCAATCATTATAATCCTACCCATTGTAGTTTTCTCTAGTACTGCTCCAAACAGTGATGGCACAGTGGCCTGCAACGTGATAATGCCTGAACCCTCACAACGCTGGGTTGTGGTCTTTGTGCTTTACACGTTCTTCATGGGCTTTCTCTTACCTATGGCTGCCATATGTCTCTGTTATATCCTCATTATCACAAAGATGAGAGTTGTAGCACTCAAGGCTGGCTGGCAGCAGCGGCGACGCTCTGAGCGTAAACTCACACTCATGGTAACTGTAGTAGTGACCGTTTTTGTGGTTTGTTGGATGCCTTTTTATGTAGTACAGCTAGTGGGTGTTTTTGCCAGTAGAAGTGATACCACAATTAGCCAGCTTTCCGTTGCACTTGGCTATGCCAACAGCTGTGCCAATCCTTTCCTTTATGGCTTTCTGTCAGACAATTTTAAACGTTCATTCCAGAAGGTCCTGTGTCTTAGCTGGATGGAAAATGACACAGAAGAACCAGTGGACTATTATGCTACTGCATTAAAAAGTAGAGCTTACAGTGCTGAGGAGCTGCAGAATGGTATGCTGACAACAGGCAGTACGTACCGTAATGGGACTTGCAGTTCCAG